In Lysobacterales bacterium, the genomic stretch CGTTGCGCCGTCACGAGCCTCAGCTTCACGGCTTCGAGGGCGCGCTGGAACAATGGTGCCTCTTCGATCGGCTTGAGATGTCCAAGCATCCACTCGCTGGCCAGATTCTGGAAAGTACGGTCTGCGATCATCTGACCGTTGCGGTTCACGAACAGGCAGCGTTGCGAAATGGCGCTGTTCCAGATGAGCTTTGCGCGCTGGGTTTCTCCCTTGCCATCAAGCAGTTCGACCCAGTTGCCGACCACCAGGTTGCGTACCTTGTCCAGTGCGTCGCCGTATGTGATGCCGGTTTTTGCAGCGTGCTCGATGATCTCTGCCGGCGGCATCTCGGCCTCGGCATCCACCTGCGGCGCAGGCGCATCCGGCATCGTTTCTGGGTCAATCCGGGTGAATGAATCGGGCGTTGCGCCGGGCGCCAGTTGGGTGGCTGCGACCAGGTCGCGGTAGCGATTGCGGAACTCGACAACGACACCGTCGATGTCGTTGTCGTGCATGCCTACTGCAGTGAGCGCGCCGCGCAGCGCGGTTACGATGTTCGGCAGCATCGCCTGCCAGTGCGCGCGCTCGACCGAGATCGTTTCCGGATCGAAACTCCAGACGATGTCGCGAACCAACTTCTTTGCTGACTTCCAGTCTTTCGAGTCCTCGCCGCGACGGGCATGGACCAGCTCCAGGTGCCGGCGCAGCGGGCCGTTCAGCAGAGTGCCGACGACCGGGGGAACCGGTGTCTGGTCGAGTACCTCGGCGATCGTCTGCTGGCTGGTGCGTTGCGCTGCAATCCTGCGTTCCTGCGCCTGTGCGGCCTCGGCGGAGCGCTTTTCCAGCAGCTGCGAACGCTTCTGTTCGCCGGCGATGAATGCACGCAGGTCCTGCTGCACGCGCTCAACGCCCTCCGGATCGAGTTCGCTCTCGGCGACCGCGTTGGCGACCGCACTCTTGATTTGACCGAGCACACGCCCGTCTCGATCACTGTCCGCCGACCACGAACGACCGATTTCGGCGGCGCTCTCCATCAGCGCTCGCAGCGGATGCTCGGAACCATTGAACAACTGCGCTCCGCGTAGCGCGCTGCGCAGCAGCGGCATCCGCAGTGGCGTGAGCGACTGCTGGACTTCCCTGGGCAGGGACTCGTCGCGGGCGACGAAATCGAACATCAGTGACACCAGATCGATGGCATTTTCCACGGGCTCGGCCAACGTCGAAGCGCCTGGCTGCCCATTTGGACCTGCGCTCAGCATGCCGCGAACGGCCTGCGCAAACTGGTTGCTGTCCAGAGTGCCGGGATCGCGCAACTGGCTCAGTTTCTTGTCGGCGGCGGTTGCATCGACTTCAGGCGCTTGGCCATCGCTGCTGGGTTGGCGCGGTCGTGAAGCGGTCAGAAGGCGGGTAATCTCGCTGGCGAGAGCGCCCAGATCGATTTGCGGTGCCGCCGCGAGCTGTGGCGCCGGCACAGCCGGGGCTTCTGCCGCTGGACGCGTCGGTTCACTGGCCCGTCGCGCATAGGTGAGCTTGATCTCGGGCAGTACGCCGGCCTCGTACAGCAGCTTGTTTCCATCCTGAACCGCATCTGTGCTGCCATCGGCAACACCGCGTTCGATGCGCTTCAGCAGCACCAGCCGCGATCCGATTCCGATGGGCAAGCTGGCGACCGCCACTTTCACGAACTCGGCGATCATGGCGCCGGACAGCGGCATCAGGGTGTCGGCTTCGGCACGGCGGAATAGGTGCTGCAGCCGTCGGGTGAGTTCCAGGCGCGGTCGCGTCGCGCTCTCGTCGCATCGTGCGGCAATGCGCGACAACGCGAGCGAGAGCTCGAGTTCACCCTCGTCGACCAGGCTGAGCTCGGCTTCGGTTGCTTCGGCTGGGTTGCTGGCCTTCAGCAGCTGTCGACCGTTGCCATAGAGCGTGAAGGCGCTTCGCAGCGCACCGTCGAAACGTTCGGCGGCGCCATCACGAGTGCGTCGCAGCGCGCGCACGTCGTCGAAATATTGCTGCCTGAGGTTGCCGTCGGGTGCCTTCTCCGACATCTCGAACAGCACGTCGTCGATCTCGGAGAAAGCGCGCACCACCGCCGGTGTCAACTGCGACGAGGCAAGGTCGCGCAGGCTTGCCAGCAACTTGAGCGCGGCGCTCGCCGCGTCGGAGCTCGCGTTCCCGGCATCGGAGAGTGGGCGACGCGCGTTGATGTCGACGATGTTGGCGCTGCTCATGGACGTGCCCCGATTCCTAGGCGCAACTTTAATCCGCTGGTCGCCGGAAAGTGTGCGGTCATTCACAAATTCGGCAAACTCTGACGCGCCGCGTCAGTGTCACAAACGACAACAATTTCAGGGGTTTGCGACCAAAGGTTGCCCGGAGTGACAAGCTTGGTGAGCATTCGCTTTCAAACGCTTGTTTCTCTGGCTCTGGTTTCGCGCCAGCCGCTATCCTTCGCGCCCCTTGCAGGTCATATGGTTGTGAACGTCATGCCCGAGAAAAATGCGCTGGTCGACGCGATCGTCGCCGGATTGAAATCGGAGTTCAGCGCCGCCCGCCTGGGTGTGGCGGAGACGTTCGCGACGCTGCTGCTGCGGCGAGTTCCGGATGAGGACATGGCGGCTCGTGAGGTCGCTGACTGGGCCGGCCTGGTACGCGATGCGCTCGACTTCATCCAGGTGCGCAGCGGCGATCGGGAGGCGGTGCGCGTGTACAACCCGAGTCGCGCGGAACACGGCTGGGAGTCGACGCATACCGTGGTCCAGGTGCTCACCGACGACATGCCGTTCCTGGTCGATTCGGTGACCATGGCAATCGCTGGCTGCGACAACCTCGTGCACGCGGTGATGCATCCGGTGCTGCAGGTGGACCGTGACGCGGGTGGTCACGTGCTCGGCATGCACGAAGAGGCCGCTTCCGGCGCGCGTGGGCGCATCGAGTCGTTCATGCATTTCGAGATCGACCGTCGCGCCGACCCCGAGGAAATGGCGCGCGTGTCCGAGACCGTGCTGTTGGCCTTGCACGACGTACGCGCCTGCGTGCGCGACTGGTCGGCGATGCGCGCGCGCATGCACACCATCGCCGGAGAACTGGCTTCGCGGCGACTGCCGGTGGACGCCGAGGCGCGCGCCGAGTTGCAGGAGTTCCTGCGCTGGGCGGCAGACGACCATTTCACCTTCCTCGGTTATCGCGAGTACCGCACGGTACGCGACAGCGGTGAGGGCATGTTGCTCACGGTCGAAGGTTCCGGTCTCGGCATCCTGCGCGATGCCGAAGCCAAGACGCGTCCGCTGAAATCACTGTCGGCGCGCGATGTACCGGCCAGCGAGGGCGGCAAGGTCGTGATTCTGACCAAGACCAATGCGCGCTCGAACGTGCATCGTCCCGGCTACATGGACTACATCGGCATCCTCAGCTTCGACGAGCAGGGAGTCCCGGTTTCCGAGGAGCGCTTCCTCGGCCTGTTCACCTCGTCGGCTTATACCGCTCGGCCGTGGGATATCCCGCTAGTGCGCAAGAAATACGAGTCGGTGATGCGCGACTCCGGGCTCAAGCCGGCCGGGCACAGCGGCAAGGCCTTGCGCCACATTCTTGAAACCCTGCCGCGCGACGAGATGCTGCAGGCCGCCACTGGTGAACTGTTCGATACCGCGATGGCGGTGCTGGCGCTGCAGGAGCGAGCACGCACGCGCCTGTTCCTGCGCCGCGACGTCTACGGGCGATTCTATTCCTGTCTTGTGTTCCTGCCGCGTGACCGCTTCACGCAAACCGTGCGCGAGGGCGTCGAAGTACTGCTGCGCGAGGCGCTCTGCGGCGAACGCGTGGACTCCACCGCGCACGTCGGCGATGAAGTGCTGGCGCGCCTGCATCTGACCGTGCGCCCGAAGGCCGGCGCCCATGTTGAAGTCGATGCCGCTCAGCTGGAGGCGCGCATCGCCCAGATCGTGCGCAACTGGTACGACGAGTTGCGTGACCTGCTGGTGGCGCGACATGGCGAGGAGCGCGGCCTGAAGCTCGCCGCCAAGTACGGCAAGGCCCTGCCGGGGGGATACATCGAGGCCAGTTCCACCGAGGTTGCTGCAGCCGACGTCGACACTTGTGCGTCGCTGAAGAGTTCGGACGACTTGCGTCTGGGGCTTTACCATGCGCCCGGCGACGACAGTCGCCTGCGCCTGAAGCTGTTCCGCTTCGGTGCCCCGATCGCGCTCTCGGAAGCGCTGCCGATGATGGAGAACATGGGACTGCGCGTGCTCTCCGAGCACCCTTACGAAATGGCGTTGACCGGTGGCGCGCGCATCTTCATCCAGGATTTCGAGGTGCAGTCGCAGGCAGCCGGTATCGCCGTCGATCCAGCCGTGGTGCGCGAGGCGTTCCAGGCCGCGTTCGAGCGCACCTGGCGCGGCGAGGTCGAGAGCGACGGCTTCAACCGGCTGATCCTGTCGGCGCAGATGGACTGGCGCCAGGTTGCGATGTTGCGCGGATACTGCAAGTACCTGCTGCAGACCGGCGTGCCGTTCTCGCAGGCCTATATGGAAGAAGCGCTGAACCGTTACCCGCACATCGCTCGGCAACTCGCCGAACTGTTCGAAGCGCGCTTCGATCCGGCACGCACCGATCGCACGGTGCAGATGGATGCCGCTTCGAAAGCGCTGAAGCTGATGCTCGACAGCGTCGCCAGCCTCGACGACGACCGCATCCTGCGCAGCTTCATCAGCGTGATCCAGGCCACGTTGCGCACCAACTACTACCAGCTCAAGCACGACAAGGCGCGCGACTACCTGTGCTTCAAGTTCGATCCGGCCAAGCTGCCGGATCTGCCCAAGCCGCGCCCGTATCGCGAGATCTTCGTGTACTCGGCGCGTGTCGAGGGGGTGCATTTGCGCTTCGGACCGGTGGCCCGTGGCGGGCTGCGCTGGTCGGACCGGCGCGAAGACTTCCGTACCGAGGTGCTGGGTCTGGTCAAGGCGCAGATGGTCAAGAACACGGTGATTGTGCCGGTCGGCGCCAAGGGCGGTTTTTTCGTCAAGAAGCCGCCGATCGGCGGCGACCGCGACGCCCAGCTCGCCGAAGGCATCGCCTGCTACCGCATCTTCATCAATGCATTGCTCGACATCACCGACAACTTCGTCGAAGGCAAACTGGCCCATCCGCAGCTGGTGGTGCGCCATGATGGCGACGATCCTTATCTGGTGGTCGCGGCCGACAAGGGCACCGCGACGTTCTCCGACATCGCCAACTCGATTTCGCTCGAGCACGACTTCTGGCTCGGCGATGCGTTCGCATCGGGCGGCTCGGTCGGCTACGACCACAAGGGCATGGGCATCACCGCCAAGGGCGGATGGGAGTCGGTCAAGCGTCACTTCCGTGCGCTCGGTGCCGATTCGCAGTCGCAGGACTTCACTTGCGTCGGCGTCGGCGACATGTCCGGCGACGTGTTCGGCAACGGCATGCTGCTGTCCGAGCACATTCGGCTGCTCGCCGCGTTCGATCATCGCCACATCTTCCTCGACCCGAATCCGGATGCCGCAGTCTCGTTCAAGGAGCGGGCGCGCCTGTTCACGGTGCCGCGTTCGAGCTGGGACGACTACGACAAGTCGCTGCTCTCGCATGGTGGCGGCGTGTTCCCGCGCGCGGCCAAGACCATCGCAATTTCGCCTGAGGTACGCGTTGCTCTCGGTCTCGACGAAAGCGTCGAGTCGATGACGCCGAACGAGCTGATGACCGCGATCCTGAAAGCGCCGGTCGATCTGCTCTGGAATGGCGGCATCGGCACCTACGTGAAGTCCTCGGCCGAGACCCACGCCGACTGCGGCGACCGCGCCAACAACGCCATCCGCGTCAATGGCCGCGACCTGCGCGCGAAGATCGTAGGCGAGGGCGGCAATCTGGGCATGACCCAGAAGGGTCGCGTCGAGGCGGCGTTGAACGGGGTGTTGCTGAACACCGACTTCATCGACAATTCGGCGGGTGTGGACACCTCGGATCACGAGGTCAACATCAAAATCCTGCTCAACGAAATCGTCGCCGGCGGTGCGCTGACGATGCCGGCGCGCAACGAGTTGTTGGCGGCGATGACCGACGAAGTCGGCGTGCTGGTGCTGCGCGACAACTACCTGCAGAACCAGGCGATCAGCGTCATGGAGCGCATGAGCGTGTCGCGCCTCGGCTCGAAGCAGCACTTCATTCGTACGCTTGAGTCGAAGGGGCTGCTCGATCGCCAGCTCGAGTTCCTGCCCTCGGATGCCGAGTTCACCGAGCGCAAGGCGCGCGGCCTCGGATTGACCCGCCCTGAACTCTCGGTGCTGCTCTCCTACGCCAAGATCGTGCTGTTCAACCAGCTGCTGGAATCCGACGTGCCGGAAGATCCGTTCCTGTCGGCGGAGCTGGTGCGTTACTTCCCGAAGCCGCTGCAGAGCCGCTACGCGAACGAAATGCAGGGGCATCGCCTGAAGCGCGAGATCATCGCCACTGCGGTGACGAATTCGATCGTCAACCGCATGGGTGCGACCTTCGTCATGCGCATGCAGGAAGACACCGGCGAGACGCCGGCGCAGATCGCCAAGGCCTATGCCATCGCCCGTGAACTGCTCGACTCGCGCAGCATCTGGGCGGCGATCGAGGCACTGGATGGCAAGGTGCATGGCGATGCGCAGATCGACGCGATGCTGCAAGTGTGGAGCCTGATCCGCAACCTGACGCGCTGGCTGCTCAACCTGCCGGGTGAGCGGCTCGATATCGCCGGTGCGGTCGCGCGCTACGGGACCGCATTCAAGGAACTGCGCGACGGTCTCGCCGATGTGTTCGCCGACACCGATCGGCAAATCGCGAAGCAGGGACGCGAGCGCTGGATCAATGCCGGCTTCGACGAGGCGCTGGCCAACAGGCTGTCGGGTCTGCCGGCGTTGGCCTCCGGGCTCGATGTTGTCGAGGTGGCGCTGGAGCGAAAATTGCCTTTGAAGCAGGTCGCCAAGGTCTACTTCAGCCTTGGCGAGGCGCTGCACTTGAAATGGCTGATGCAGAAGATCGATGAGTTGCCGGTGGAAGGTCGTTGGCATGCGCATGCGCGCGGCGTGTCGCGCGACGAGCTGTTCGCGCAGCAGCGCGCACTCGCTGCGCAGGTGCTGGAACGCGGTGATGGCCGCAGCGACGGCGCGGCACTGGTGCAGACCTGGATCCAGCGCGATGACGCGCCGCTCAAGTTCACGCTGGCGATGTTCTCCGACATGCGCGCACAGGTGAACATGGATTACCCGACCGTCTCGGTCGCGGTGCGGCGGTTGGCACAGCTGGTGCAGGCGGGCACGCGCGCGTAGAGGGTGGCGGGCGCGTTCTGCCTCAGCGCGGCGACGGATCGAGGACGCGTACTTCGATCGCGTCGTACGAGCCGTTGCCGGCGAGCGCCAATATGCGCTGTGTGCCGCTCTCGACGAAGCGGTGCTCGATCGGCTCGGCCGCAGGGCTTACGGCAATCAGCTTGCCGTTGAGCAGCCAGTGCACATCGCCTTCAGCGCCGAGTGCGCGCAGGCGGGCGGCGGGGGGATCGCTGACACCGGGCGGGCGGCGCAATACGGCGCCATGGATCAAACCATCGATGTGCAGGCGGCGGGCGATCTGGCGTTGCGCGTCGCGACATTCGGGGGCGAACACGGGAGCACTGGCGGCGTTGCGTTCGCGTCGCGACAGCCAAGGCTCGGCGAGCAGCGGCCAGTGCGCAATCGTGGTCGCGGTCGATGCCGATTCCGAACACGCGGGCAGGATGCGTTCACCGCGCGCGTTCACCTGCACGACTTCACGCAAGGACTCACTGGCCGCGCTGCCACGCGCCGGCAGCGTCGGCGGGATGCGGCCATCGAGGATCCAGGCTTCGCGCTTGCGATGGCACAGCGTCGGTTCGGCAGCATCGAAAGCCTCGCCGAGCGGCCAGCAGATCTCCGTCTTCGACACCGACTTCGGCTGCGTGTCGAAACTCGCGGCGCCATGCACCCGCGGCAGGCGGTCGGTAACCGCAAGCAACAAGGGCAGCGCCGTTGCCGCACCGTACTGGCCGGGAATCGGTGTGCCGTCGGGCCGACCGACCCAGACCCCGACCGTGTAATGCGGCGTCACGCCGATCGCCCAGGCATCGCGGAAGCCGTAACTGGTGCCGGTCTTCCAGGCGATGCGCGTGCGCCGACCGGTGTCGATCAGCCCCGCGGGATCACCGGGACGACCATGGTCTTCGAGCATGCGGCGCACGACCCAGGCGGCACCTGCGCTGACGATACGACGATCCTCACGTGTGCTCTCGCGCTGGAAGCGCACCGGGCCGGCGAGTCCGCCATTGCCGAACGCCGCATACGCGCCGACCAGTTCATCCAGCGAGGTCGCCGTGCCGCCGAGTGCCATGGTCAGGTTCGGTTTGGCGCCGAGCGGCAGATCGAGCTTCACGCCGACATGGCGCAGACGCGCAGCGAATGCGTTCGGCGTGACGCGTTCCAGCACGTCGACTGCCGGCACGTTCAAAGAAAGGCGAAGCGCCTCCGCGACCGACACCGGGCCGTTGAAATCGTCGCCGAAATTGGCGGGACGATAACCGGCGAAATCCTGCGGCGCGTCGACCAGCAGGCTCTCGGAATGGATCAGACCCTCGTCGAGCGCGAGCGCGTACAGGAACGGCTTTAGCGTCGAACCCGGCGAGCGCCGCGCCGCGACCATGTCGACATGGCCGTGGCGGGCTTCATCAGCGAAGGTGGCCGAACCGACGTAGGCGAGCACCTCGCGCTCGACATTGTCGATCACGATCGCCGCGGCCGAGGTCTTGTCGGGTAGGCGCGAGATCCAGCTACCGATGCGCTCCTCGAGCGCGCGCTGCGCCTGCGCATCGATGGTGCTGGCGATCACCCGCTGCTGCGGATGTTCGCGGCGCATGCGTTCGGCGAACAGCGCGGCCAGCATCGGCGCGCGCAGGCGGCGCGCGACCACGTTCTCATCACGCGCCTCATCGATCACTGCCGCCGGCCAATCGCCGAACTCGGCCAGCCGCGCCAGCACCTTGTCGCGCGCGATGCGTGCACGCTCGGGATGACGGTCGGGACGGTTGCGGCTCGGCGACTGCGGTAGCACCGCGAGCAGGGCCGCTTCCGAATGCGAGAGTTGTGCGGAAGGCTTGCCGAGATACGCGAACGACGCCGCCTGCACGCCCTCGATGCTGCCGCCGAATGGCGCCAGGTTCAGATACAGCGTCAGGATGTCGCGCTTGCTGAGGCGGATCTCGAGCTGCACGGCGCGGATCATCTGCCTTACCTTGCCGAAGCCTGAGTGCGGGATCGGCTCGATCAGGCGCGCGACCTGCATGGTCAGGGTCGAACCGCCGGAGACGATGCGCCCATGCCAGGCGGCCTGCGCGACCGCGCGAGCGAACGCGAACGGATTGACCCCGGGGTGATGCCAGAACCAGCGGTCCTCGTAGCCGAGCAGGGCCTCGAGGTAACGCGGCGAGACCTGCTCGATCGTGACTGGATATCGCCACACGCCCTGCGCATTCGCGAACGCGCGCAAGGGCGTGCCGTCACGCGCCAGCACGAGGGTCGCGCTGTCGTCGGCGATGTCCGGAATCGGCGGCGGGAACAGGCGATCGAGCAGCACGATCAGCGCGAGCGCGACGAGCGTGTTGCGGAGCTTCCTGTAGGAGGGCCACTTGTGGCCCGATGCTCTCGCTCTGGCATGCGAAGAGAGCCAGAGCATCGGGCCACAAGTGGCCCTCCTACATGGGCGAATCATTCCGGCGACACCACCCTGATCGTCGCCGGCACCGCCTCGCCGATACCGCGCAGGGTCGGGCGATACATGTCCTCGACGAGGGATGACGGCACCTTGTACGTGCCCGGCGACACCGCGCGCACGGCATAGAACAGGCGTGCCTTGGAGCCGTCGTAGAGCTTGATCGCGGCGACGTAGCGGTCCTCGCGGTATTCCTCGAACGCGATCTCGGCTTCCGATCCGCGCTCCGACAAGGTCACGCCGTCAATGGTCACACTGGACCACTGGCTCTGGTCGCCGAGATTGAAGTTCTCGATCTCCAGCCCCCCGGGCAGCAGGTCGACGATCAACGCGTCCTTCATCATCTCGTCCGATTCGACCGTGACCATCGCGACCAGCGAATCACCCTCGGTCAGCGGCTTGCCGTCGTACTTCGTGCCATCCAGACGGTAGTAGTCGCGACGCACGGCGACGCCATTGCTGCTCTGCTTGGGCGCGCTGCTCGGGTAGCCGACCACGTCCTCGGTCAGGTAGATCGGACCATCGCCACGCACGTCGAGCTTCACGCCGGCGGCCAGATCGGGTGCGGTGAAGCTGCGCGCGATCTGGGCGGTCGGCGCGAACGGTTCGTTGAGTTCACCGGCGAAGACATCTCCCTCGATCTTGCGGTCGGGATCGTTCAGCAGTGCACGGCCGAGGCGGAACAGCGCGATCTGTTCCTGGGTGCTGAAGTAGAAGCGGCCGTCCCAGACATTGCGTCCGGTGATCTCGCGCGCCATCGCGAACACCTTGGCGTCGTAGGCAGGCTGCGCCAGCCCGGCTTCGTGGGTGAGCGCGACCATCAGCGCCAGATCGCGCAGGTCGGTGCCGTAGTCGCCGATCCAGGCCGGGCGCTTGAACTCGCGCGTGAACGCTTCCTCGATCGCCTTCTCGCCGCGATCCTTGTCGCCCTGCAGGACCAGCGCGACGCCGAGGTGCACCAGCGGCAGCGGCGCGATCAGCTTGCTGCGCTCGTTGTCGTACAGCGCGCGCAGGGTACCGAGTGGCGCACGCTTCTGGCGCGCGAGCACGTAGCCGGCATGCATCATCTCGGCTAGGCGCAGATGCTCGGAGTACTCGTAGTCGTAATGCGGATTGCCGCCGGCGAGCAGGTCGTCCTCGAGGCGCTTCAGGGTGCGGTCGAGCAGGGTGGCCGGCGGTTCGAAGCCGGCGTCCTTGGCGGCGACCAGCATCTCCGCGACATAGGGCGTGATCGTCGAGACGATGTAGTCGCCTTCCGGCCACATGTTGAAGTGGCCGTTCTCGACCTGCATCGAGGCCAGGCGCGAGAACGCGACGGTCATGCGTTCGGCGCGTTCCTTCTGCGTCAGCGGGCTGACCGCAAACTGCTTCGCGGTGGCTTCATCGAGATAGACGAGCGGGAACGCCTTGCTGGTGGTCTGCTCGACGCAGCCGTAGGGGTACCCGATCAGGTCGGCGACCACCGAGCCGAACGGCAGTGGCGGCAGCGTGCCGAGCGTCACCCGCGACACCGTCGACTCGCTGACCAGGCCGCTGCGCAGCGATGGAGCAGGCGTGATCGTCGGATTCGCGCCGAGCACCTCGACGCGCGCGCGGCGTTCGACCGGATAGGCCGGGCGCACCGCAAATTCGATGCTGCGGTCGACGCGGATGTCCTTGCCGCGCACTTCGATCCTGACCTTGGCGACGCCGAATTTCTCGCGCGCGCTGAGCGGGAAGTTCAGCGTGGTGCGGTCGCCGTCGGCGAGCTTGACGTTGCGCTTGCCGTTGCCGACCTGGATGTAGTCGCCGCCATCGACCAGCACTTCGTAGCTGCCTTCGGCGCCGCTGAGGTTGTCGAGATCGAGCGCCAGTTCGGCGCTGTCGCCGCTGGCCATCGCACGCGGTGCGCTGGCTTCGACCACGAGTGGTGCCTGCACGATGATCTCGCGCTCGCCGGCGCCGTACTGGCTCTCGCCGAACGCGACCGCGGCCAGGCGCAGGGTGCCGTTGAAGTCCGGCAGCTTGAGCGCGATCGCGGCATTACCCTGCGCATCGAGCGCGACCGGGGCATTGAACAGGTCGATGGTCTGCACCTTCACGTTCGGGCGCTTGGCCTGCGGCAGGCCGAGCAGCGCGGCGTCGCCACCGTAGCGCAGGCGCGCTTGCAGGCCGTCGAGCGATTCGATGATGCGGCCGAACAGGTCGTAGGCATTGATGCCGTGGCGACGCGGCGAGAAGAACCACGCGATCGGGTCCGGCAGCGGGAACTGGGTGAGGTTGAGGATGCCGACGTCGGTCGCCGACATCGTGACCTGCGCGGTCTTGCCGGCGAGTGCCGGCGCGGCCAGCTTGACCTCGATCGATTGGTCCGGGCGCGCCTTGTCCGGCGCAGACACGCTGACCTCGACCTTGCGGCTCTTGCGATCAAGCGGCAGGTGGATCACGCCGACGGCGCGATTGGGCGTGATCTTCTCGGCTGAGGAACCGGGGCGGAACACCAGCGCGGTGATGTACAGGTCGTGGCGGTCCCATTCTTTCGCGACAGGAATGTCGAGCGTGGTCTCGCCGCGCACGTCGATGCGTTGCTGCCACAGCAACTGGTCGCTCTCGACCAGGATCAGCGCGCTGCCGGCATGCGGCGGCTTGATCGCGATCTTCGCGGTGTCGCCGGGCGCATAGGCGGCCTTGTCGAGCGCGAGCTTGACCTTGTCCGGGCGACTGCCGCGGTCCTGGCCTTCGTTGTACCAGTTCCAGCCCGCAGTGAAGGGCAGGCGCGTGGTCAGCTGGGTGGCGGGATCGAAGATTTCGAGGCGGTAGCCGCCCCAATCGACGCGGGCGTCGTAACGCAAGCGGCTTCCCGCAGCCACATCGATACTGCGTTCCTCGACGGTTTCGAAGCGCGACAGATAATCGCTCTGCCAACCGCTGCCCGAGACCCAGCGCCAGTTGTAGTTGCGGATCTCGCGCAGCAGCTTGAGCTTGAGCCCGGCGCCGGCGAGCAGGTCGCCGTTGGGATTGCTGCGCACGATCTCGAAACCGGCGTTGTCGCCGGGATCGGCACCGTCGGCCAGGTCGAACAGCGGCCGCGCACCGACCAGTTCGCTCGCCGGCCATATGGTGCGCTTGAGCGGACGAGTGACGGCACGGCCGCCACTCTCGAACAGGGAACCGACCACGATCACCTGCAGCGGCCCGGTCGGCGCCTTGGCCTCGTCGATCGCGATCTCGGCTTCGAGCAGACCCTCTTCGTCGAGCACGTCGTCGAGTGCCTCGCGCGGTTCCTTCGGCAGCTCGGCGAGCGGGTCGCCGAAATGGAAATCCTTGAGTGCCGCGACCGGATGCACGTCGGCCTGCACCGACACGCGTGCGGTGAAGCGGTTGCCCGCGGCCGGTGCGCCGTACAGCCAGTCGCCATCGACCTTGAGTTGCAGCGCTTCGCCGGCCGTCAGCGTCGGCTGCGCATCGAGCACCAGCTTCATGCGTTCGGGAAGGAACTCCTCGACGCGCACCGGATAGCTGACCGGATTGAGCATGCCCGGGTCAGTACTGAAGTCGACGCTCCATTTGCCGGTCGGCACGTCGCCATCGAGCACGCGTTCGTAACGCACGTAGTTCAGTGCGCCAGGATCAAGTTGGGTGCGGGCGAGTTCACGGCCATCGGGCTGGCGCAGCGACACGAACAGCGGCTGCTTCGCGACCATGCGACCGTCGAAGTCGCGCAGGATCGCATTCACGCCGATCATTTCGCCGGGCCGATAGAGATCGCGGCCCGACCACGGGAACACGTCGAGCGGCAACTGCGAGCGGCCGGCGATCGCGAACTCGGACAGGTCCAGTGCCGGGGTGTTGAAGCTGAGCAGGGCATGGTCGTTGCCCCAGTTCGCGACCAGGGTATCGGCGGCGCTGAGCGTGTAGGCGATCATGGCCAGGCCGTGGTCGTCGCTGGCCGCGGACACGAGGGTCTGGCCCTTGCGGTCGCGGATCTCTATTGCGACGTTC encodes the following:
- a CDS encoding alpha-2-macroglobulin family protein, whose amino-acid sequence is MRMARWSGWTLALLFGLAACGGRDSGAPPQVQQSEATAAAAARKDFALDTPIGESYDGRASIVLPFSQPLVSQQAFDELIAITLKDGAKPDGSWMLEDGQKLRFPYLEADKTYVVTIRGGLMATDGRSLGKDQTHEVYAGEQEPVIGFASHGHILPQHESRGLPIVSVNVAEADVEFFRIREQQVRPFIDEFQKNGTRWNWSVDQLTKYGESVYANRFALELKRNERSVSYLPIRDIDEMKAPGLYYAVLKKAGSYRGEYDTAMFFVSDIGLHVRAYADKLLVHTTSLETGEAKPNVAIEIRDRKGQTLVSAASDDHGLAMIAYTLSAADTLVANWGNDHALLSFNTPALDLSEFAIAGRSQLPLDVFPWSGRDLYRPGEMIGVNAILRDFDGRMVAKQPLFVSLRQPDGRELARTQLDPGALNYVRYERVLDGDVPTGKWSVDFSTDPGMLNPVSYPVRVEEFLPERMKLVLDAQPTLTAGEALQLKVDGDWLYGAPAAGNRFTARVSVQADVHPVAALKDFHFGDPLAELPKEPREALDDVLDEEGLLEAEIAIDEAKAPTGPLQVIVVGSLFESGGRAVTRPLKRTIWPASELVGARPLFDLADGADPGDNAGFEIVRSNPNGDLLAGAGLKLKLLREIRNYNWRWVSGSGWQSDYLSRFETVEERSIDVAAGSRLRYDARVDWGGYRLEIFDPATQLTTRLPFTAGWNWYNEGQDRGSRPDKVKLALDKAAYAPGDTAKIAIKPPHAGSALILVESDQLLWQQRIDVRGETTLDIPVAKEWDRHDLYITALVFRPGSSAEKITPNRAVGVIHLPLDRKSRKVEVSVSAPDKARPDQSIEVKLAAPALAGKTAQVTMSATDVGILNLTQFPLPDPIAWFFSPRRHGINAYDLFGRIIESLDGLQARLRYGGDAALLGLPQAKRPNVKVQTIDLFNAPVALDAQGNAAIALKLPDFNGTLRLAAVAFGESQYGAGEREIIVQAPLVVEASAPRAMASGDSAELALDLDNLSGAEGSYEVLVDGGDYIQVGNGKRNVKLADGDRTTLNFPLSAREKFGVAKVRIEVRGKDIRVDRSIEFAVRPAYPVERRARVEVLGANPTITPAPSLRSGLVSESTVSRVTLGTLPPLPFGSVVADLIGYPYGCVEQTTSKAFPLVYLDEATAKQFAVSPLTQKERAERMTVAFSRLASMQVENGHFNMWPEGDYIVSTITPYVAEMLVAAKDAGFEPPATLLDRTLKRLEDDLLAGGNPHYDYEYSEHLRLAEMMHAGYVLARQKRAPLGTLRALYDNERSKLIAPLPLVHLGVALVLQGDKDRGEKAIEEAFTREFKRPAWIGDYGTDLRDLALMVALTHEAGLAQPAYDAKVFAMAREITGRNVWDGRFYFSTQEQIALFRLGRALLNDPDRKIEGDVFAGELNEPFAPTAQIARSFTAPDLAAGVKLDVRGDGPIYLTEDVVGYPSSAPKQSSNGVAVRRDYYRLDGTKYDGKPLTEGDSLVAMVTVESDEMMKDALIVDLLPGGLEIENFNLGDQSQWSSVTIDGVTLSERGSEAEIAFEEYREDRYVAAIKLYDGSKARLFYAVRAVSPGTYKVPSSLVEDMYRPTLRGIGEAVPATIRVVSPE